The Raphanus sativus cultivar WK10039 chromosome 2, ASM80110v3, whole genome shotgun sequence genome includes a region encoding these proteins:
- the LOC108823780 gene encoding uncharacterized protein LOC108823780, with protein sequence MLSSSQLSQPMNGLKDIAETRNFKAWLLDQYGVLHDGKQPYPGAISTLKNLATVGAKIVIISNSSRRASTTMEKLKGLGFDPSFFTGAITSGELTHQSLQRRDDPWFAALGRRCIHITWKDRGAISLEGLDLSVVENVEEADFVLAHGTEAIGLPSGGVSPMPLDELEKILEKSAAQKLPMIVANPDYVTVEANAFHIMPGTLAAKYEELGGEVKWMGKPHKMIYESAMAIAGVENPEEAIAVGDSLHHDIKGANVAGIESVFITGGIHGSELGLTSFDETASLDSVKTLTAKHNAFPSYVLSAFKW encoded by the exons ATGCTCTCTTCTTCGCAACTCTCCCAGCCAATGAATGGACTCAAAGACATCGCCGAGACACGGAACTTTAAG GCATGGCTGTTAGATCAGTATGGAGTCCTTCATGATGGCAAACAACCTTACCCAGGCGCAATCTCAACTT TAAAGAATCTAGCAACAGTGGGTGCCAAGATCGTGATCATAAGCAACTCCTCAAGACGCGCTTCGACTACAATGGAAAAGCTGAAAGGACTTGGCTTTGATCCTTCTTTCTTCACTGGAGCTATTACCAGTGGTGAACTCACCCATCAATCTCTGCAGAG GAGAGATGATCCTTGGTTCGCTGCACTAGGAAGGCGTTGCATCCACATCACTTGGAAAGACCGAGGAGCTATCTCTTTGGAAGGTCTTGATCTAAGCGTTGTGGAGAATGTTGAGGAAGCTGACTTTGTTTTAGCTCACGGCACTGAAGCCATAGGGCTTCCTTCAGGTGGTGTATCTCCCATGCCTCTCGACGAGCTCGAGAAGATCTTGGAGAAATCTGCAGCTCAAAAACTCCCCATGATCGTCGCCAATCCAGATTACGTGACCGTCGAAGCAAACGCTTTCCACATCATGCCGGGCACACTGGCTGCCAAGTATGAAGAGCTTGGAGGAGAAGTGAAATGGATGGGGAAGCCTCACAAGATGATCTATGAGTCGGCTATGGCGATTGCAGGAGTTGAGAATCCAGAGGAGGCTATCGCAGTAGGAGACTCGCTTCACCATGACATAAAGGGAGCTAATGTTGCAGGGATTGAATCAGTGTTCATCACTGGAGGGATTCATGGTAGTGAGCTTGGTCTCACTTCTTTCGATGAAACTGCGAGTCTAGACTCGGTCAAGACCCTCACTGCTAAACACAATGCATTCCCATCTTATGTTTTGTCTGCGTTTAAATGGTAA
- the LOC108843411 gene encoding 14-3-3-like protein GF14 lambda has protein sequence MAATLGRDQYVYMAKLAEQAERYEEMVQFMESLVTGATPSSELTVEERNLLSVAYKNVIGSLRAAWRIVSSIEQKEESRKNEEHVGLVKDYRSKVETELSSVCSGILKLLEEHLIPSAAASESKVFYLKMKGDYHRYMAEFKSGEERKAAAEDTMVAYKAAQDIAAADMAPTHPIRLGLALNFSVFYYEILNSSDKACDMAKQAFEEAIAELDTLGEESYKDSTLIMQLLRDNLTLWTSDMQEQMDEA, from the exons ATGGCGGCAACACTAGGCAGAGACCAGTACGTCTACATGGCGAAGCTCGCGGAGCAGGCCGAGCGCTACGAGGAGATGGTCCAGTTCATGGAGAGCCTCGTGACGGGCGCCACCCCGTCCTCGGAGCTCACCGTGGAGGAGAGGAACCTCCTCTCGGTGGCCTACAAGAACGTGATCGGATCCCTGCGCGCCGCGTGGAGGATCGTGTCCTCGATCGAGCAGAAGGAGGAGAGCAGGAAGAACGAGGAGCACGTGGGGCTGGTCAAGGACTACAGATCCAAGGTGGAGACGGAGCTCTCCTCTGTCTGCTCCGGGATCCTGAAGCTACTCGAGGAGCACCTGATCCCGTCGGCGGCGGCGAGCGAGTCGAAGGTGTTTTATCTGAAGATGAAGGGGGATTACCATAGGTACATGGCGGAGTTTAAGTCGGGGGAGGAGAGGAAAGCGGCTGCTGAGGATACCATGGTCGCTTACAAGGCGGCTCAG GATATTGCAGCTGCTGATATGGCGCCTACTCATCCGATTAGGCTTGGTCTTGCGTTGAATTTCTCGGTGTTTTACTATGAGATTCTTAATTCTTCGGACAAAGCTTGTGACATGGCCAAACAG GCTTTTGAAGAAGCAATAGCTGAGCTTGACACTTTGGGAGAAGAGTCATACAAAGACAGCACTCTCATTATGCAGTTGCTTAGGGACAACCTTACCCTCTGGACCTCCGATATGCAG GAGCAGATGGACGAGGCGTGA